The nucleotide sequence gattgacacAACTTACTTGCGATTTTGTTACCGGGAAGAGTCCATTTGTTACCATACAtacatattataaaagaaaaaagatataattgattttgatatttttaaaaattaatttaaaaaaatcgtaAGTTATTTATTGTAAATCATTTTTTGAAAAGTAAATTAATTAGTTATTATCTCATTAaaaagatagttttttttttgaaagaataaaaaagataGTTATTAAAAGTAATTTGAAGATAAACTTTTCAAATGGATGATCTATTTGCGTAACAAATGGATGAAGTTTTTAAAgttatcttttaaaattatttttgcaaCGAAGATAAGGATTTAACTCATTTGTGATTGGTAAGGATGAGTTCAACTTCCATGGTTTGAAATGACATTTTAGTAGGTAATTAAAAGTCCAATAacaattttgtaacaaaaagagTCTATTGAtctaagtgtgtgtttgtttgGATTAACTTTTGTAGTGCAAATATTATGTCCCGAGGCAAGTTGGATGCGGAAATCTTGAAACTACAAAAACAAACTTCAttttatatgaatgaaatttgGCACTTATACACAACAAAAAGTTATAAGATTATTACAAAGACCGATTTTCATCCATGATACTTGGTATTACATCTCCACTACTTTGCATTTGCTGTGATTCCATGGAACGATAGAAATGCCTACTAAACTTTCCTTCCATTTCCATATGTATTCAATAATTGCCTTTGCCTAAGACATAACTGCTGTCTGATATAATAACTTCTGTCTAATCACACAAAAGCTGCAGCCTGATCACCTAATAACAGCACTAATAAATGTTCTAACAGATTATAGGTAATTACCGTCAAGAATCAATCGCTTGTGTGATTCTAAaccatgtttttattttgtttgaaaagcTACATTAGCCCCATCCAAATTGACcggggagaatcgaacctgagaccttgaggaggagcacactcatagatcccaagccaataccaccaggccaacccaagtgggttgaTTCTTGTTTCTATCTGATATACTTGTTAGAAGAGAAAATGTTAGTGAGGCTCGTAATCTTTTCTATCTGATATACTTGTTTCTGCTTCTTCTGGCCGTTTCATAATCAAATCAgtcttttaaacaatatttttttataacaaaattatagTTAAGTAAACCAAGTGAAACCTGGAAATTTAGTAAATTATTTCTTCCTAAACGTCACTTAAAAGGAATATGTGCAACAACTGGTACTTTCAATTTAGTATCTATTTATGCATAAATCCTATCATGCACATGCAGCCCTTTCACTTAAGTATGTATCCTCCTTATTAATATGGGAAAGCTGGCTGGAAAATGCACTATCGAATATTTGTTTCATCTGTGTGACGTTCAAGTACAGACTATTGAAGATAACTGATGAATTAATGTTTATCTATTTTTACTTACCATTTGCCAATTTTTCGTTATGATTCCCTCAGGTGCCGTATTATCTCGCTGAGTTGACCGAAAAAATAGCACATGATGACAGGATACCAATTCTAAAGGCTTCCCAGGCAAAGCTGAAGGTGAGAGCTGATCGATAGAAAGGAAACACCTTCCCCTACTTCCAACAACCAATTCAATATGATATGCACAATCCCCGTTATTTTCTgccatattattttaattaatgtcCTTTCATCGAAGCTTActgaaaaaactattttttaggAATTTATCTCATTTTGTGAGGCAATGGAGCTGGTCCCAAAAGAGGGGTTAGAATCTTATATTGTTACTGATCAGAGGGCCAGAAAGGtgtcattttttcttttgcGGTGCTATGATATGATTTTTATACAATTCATAcattttatatttgtatatttaacTCCTCTTCCCATTATTCCCTTGATATGAAAATTGAACAAGcaaatttgaatgatgaacatCCAAATGCtcacaattaatttatttaataatggTATATCTGTTATGCAGATAGCTAGATTTAAAGGACAAAAAGCTGCAGAATCGAAGTTGTTGGAAATAAATGAGCGGAAGGAACGGCGTGGGCGTTCTACTAAAGCAGCTGCCTTGTCCACCCCTGTTGAGGCAGGAGAGGAAGAACTATTGGATGAcgatggagaagaagaaagagaggtTTGTATTGATCTGATCTGATTCTTTATTTATTGGGTTTATGCTGTATGACAGCTTCCCTGAAAATGTGTTTTCGCCTGGTGGATTTATCTACCATTAGATGGGCTTAAAAGTAGCTTTATGGGACCTATAGTTGTTCTATATATTGTCTGACTAGCTTGTGATTTATGAAATGGACTATGGCGATTCCACACTTTCAAAAACATATctatatgtataaataatacCTGCTCATTATGTCATTCActtgtttttcttctcttttccaGGCTTGGAATACTAGCATATCTTTGGCGATCTGTAAGGTTTGTTCCTACTTGTGCAACAGTTCCACttgtttaaatttatatttccatttttcTCATGGTTGTCTTGAAATGTCCAGGCATTTGATCTTCTGGAAATGATTAAGAAAGAGGAGGAGATGCTTTCTGCTGTAAAGGATACACAATCGAAGGTAGTAAAATGCTTTGTATCCTTACTGAAGTACCTTTATTATGGTGGAGATCTTTATATACTGCCACTATTTTATATTTCCATAATTATGGTGAGATCTTTATGGGATGTTGTTGAGTTCTAAGTTAAAGCTTAAAGAACTGTTATAACCTGGCAgaacttaacatttttttagacTTTTACATTTCACTTGCTAATTCTGGAATATCAGGCTTTGAAGCATATAGATGTGATGTGAATCTATGAGACAtgttctgttttaaaaaggAATGTGAAATTGTACTTCTCTGTGAGATGAAATCTGGTTTTAATCATGGTTTCTTGTAATTTTGCTATGTTTTAGGATGGGGATCAGGAATTTTCTAAGGATGTCATGGATGACCGTGCCAAAAAAGCAGAAGCTTGGCATCGAAATGCCGCAGTTCGCGCACAGTATACTAAGCCATCTCCACCAATCACATGTGCTACCTTCGCTCAAGATGTTCTGGAAGGAAGAGCACAAGCCTCACAAGCACATGATCACAAACACCAACCACTAATATTTGGGCCACAAAGTCTTGTGAATGGAAGTTTTACAAACGAGAGAGAAAGAATGGCAGCTCAGGTCTTCCAACCCAGTCATAGGTACATATTTATCCCATTTATCAATAAAATGCACATTTTCTTAGCTACTGAAAGGCTTTGGAATAGGGAAATATAAGAAGTCCATTAAAATACTTTATGCCTGAAAGGAAATGAAGTTTAATTCCCTTGCAGTTTTGTTTGTTCCATTGCCTATGAATGATAGAAGATCAGTACTAACGTACATTTTGTTGAGATGCtaagtttaatattttgttgaagGATGCCAACTATGAGCATTGAGGAAGCAGGATTAAAAGAAATGGAAATAATGAATACATGGCAAGAGAACACTGCCAGATTCATTGAAGAAGCCAATTCATCTTGGCACAATGATAGGAAGTTTAAGCCAGGTGAAGAGGAggaggatgaagatgatgatgctGCACAAGATAGAGCTAGAGCTTTGGATGATTGGAAGGATGATAATCCGCAGGGTGCAGGAAATTCGAAGCTTACCCCTTGTGGCTAATTGAATCTATTCTTCCCAGGTTGAAGAATAATGAGCAACAGATGAATCTACGGTTGTCACGAAATCtcattatttatattgttgATTTTCTCCTAGTCTGTGTTAAAGATTTTATATACCTGGATACTCATCCGACTAcatgtctatatttttttagtgcAGATTAGGGTCACTCCTCTTCTCAccttttgttttgtgttttccaTCTTCACATGGACTTAGATAACCAGTTTGTTTAATTTGCCATATAGTTCAACCAGTTTCACCAGGAGTGagatttccttaaaaaaatgatgaCTTGATTAGCAACATTAAGAAGTTGCTTCACTGCAGTCTTGATTACACATTTGAATTCCTCCTCAAATTTCACTTTAGAAATTAGAATCATGACGTCTTCCCGATTTTACCTCAATTTACTGGGAGACTACAATGAAAATATGCCATGAAGCAGtaggaaaataaaatggaaattaaaaatCTTGTTTTCCATCTAATACCAGTATAAGGAATGCGTTTGTGAATTGTTGCAATATCATTGGCTAACTTGGGGCTACCATGAAACTGTCCAACAAAGAATTATCAGCATGGGTAGACAACTACCTTTTGAAATATTATCCCTCAAAGCAACTGCCGatgcaatttttgtttttgctgcATGAAGAGTGATTTTATCGGAACTAAAACGTAAAATATTTCTGGCCATCCAAATGGCGTGAACTGTATGCACAATGGCagtaacataaacatcacacaCCTGAGAACTGCGGTGGACAAGAATGCAATCAAGGATGTCTGCTACAGAGGATAAATTGATAGAACAATTCATCTTTACCCCCAACCATTGCCACAGATTCATGGCAAAATTGCAGGATAAAAACAAATGGGAGGAAGTCTAATCAATAGTATAGCACAACATGCAGATATAAACCAAAACACAACCATGTGACCTTAAATTCTCGTCAGTTGGAAGCTTACGGTGCATTAGGcgccaataaaataaaacagtgGGAAGGAGGAATGCATGAACGCCAAATGATAGAAGCTCAGTCCAAAGTAATAGGATGATGATGCAAATAGCTGAAAGCATGTTTGGCAGTAAGGTTAGCATCTGGAGAGTAAGGCCAAACACGTTGATCAGGCAGGGGTATCATCGGGAGTGTGATACTGTCGATCCTGGCAGCCGCCACCAATGGGTAAGCCAAAAGAGACAGTTGGAATTTTCCACGTCCCGTCGGCAATAAAAATAGATAACTTGTTGTTTAAATGGTGATAGGTGGAAGGATGGggtattaaaaatagaaacaagAGGAGTACCACGCCAATTGTCAAGCCATAGATTAATGTGCTCTCCATTTCCAATCAACCAAATAAAATTTGCAAGAATTATGTCCATATGCAATTCTGCCAAGACATGGTTGCTTGTTAAATAAAGTCTGAATTTGGATGCTTATTATCAattttcaagccatatagttgAATGTGTATGATGACTGTACGTTAACTTAATTACTTTGGTGTTTTTGTTTTGGGTATATCTGTTTTGTTTGTTGTAAGGCAGGATGCCTATTCATGCATGGGACCCTCTCCTTATTTGATTATTTCAAAAAACTTGATTAGTCGGCTATTTATCAAATAATGATTATACAAAGTGTATAGATTCTGAATAAGAATGAGATCCCATCATTCATTGTTGACATGTGTGGAAGAGGGAAGATTAGTATTGTGGTATAAAGGAATTACAATACATTGATATTGATATTCCCTCCGTTGCAGATTAACTGAGTCAAAAGCTCATTTCacacctattaaaaaaatatataaatgaaggatagagaaaaatagttttaagtgtacttgttaagtattggttcattctccactatcataaatgtaaagtgaaatatattgaaCTGTaaatgatgaaagtagtattaattaaagttataaagggaaaaaagtaattaatattgtattgaaaagtaaaatgactcagttattttgggattttttttttttgcaaatgactcagttattacgGGACGGAAGAAATAtgtaatatttatttcaaattaatgatttttttttttgtggtggccggaaTTCGAACCcaaatcttgcatatattatgcattgtccttatcaactaAGCTAAGTTCAATATATCAACGAGAGTTTTCGGGATCactctttaaatattttaaattaagcaattattttttaaaaatatcaaacttttcaatgcattgattataGTAACGTTCATATTTAAGGTATTAACTAATAATGTCTTCCTTAACTATTGTCCCGaaggcactagttaacattttcatatatatatatatatatagtcaaaaTCCGTTGACATCATATATCAACAGATTTGTTGATACGAAATCTTACCCGTCTATTTTATTTGATCAAAGGCTCGTAATAAATTCTAAACCAACTCATCCTTTTTCTTGTGTACACAcgattatcatttttaataattgaaaaacCCAATTCCCCTAATATGCTTATTAATTGTCCTCACCGATCTTAGTTACAAAGCCGTTCATACCCAACATCTCTTGATTTTTCTATACACTAAGAATTGGCAGGTATTAAGATGTGCagttatttttaatgatttacAAACTAATACATCCAAATCattttaaacaataatattttcatACAAACCCATCCAAAATACCCCAATTCATTATTTTCCTCTCCAATTACGATGTTTTTCATAGATTTGACAGATGCCGTTCATAGGAGAAATTAACAATAGGGAATAGAAGATGTAGACAAGGAATAACAAATTTGTCATAAAAGAATAATAAGGAGGATCGATGTATCATGATATAATAGTGTTTTTGATTCCGGTGATTGAAAATTTAGGCGAGCCTTGTAATGCAacaatgttaaaaaatattaacgtGGGTTAACTTGAAGACTATTATAAACctttaatcaaataacattaactatatatataggggatgtttcaaatgagaggagtgATTATtatgagagggtgagaggagTAAATAATAACCATCAGATTTAAACCAACGGTTAGGATTATGTTTATTAATCTGCACacgttttcttttctttatcttcACTGAGGCGCGTTTCCTTTGCTTTTCCGTCTCCTTCAAGTCGCTCTCCGCCCATGTTCTCTGAATGTTAATTGTTAAAGcatggtttttttgttttctttttgttatttttttgagcaattttcTGTTCATCTCTTCTTTGATATATACAGACGTTGCGATTCTTTTCTTTCACTCCGGCACGGCGATGTGAACAATATGGAGAGAATGAACACTGATAAAACAAACCCATTTATgtatattcttttaattttaatccaatttGGAGTTGAGCAAACAAGGGGTCTTCAAGGAAGAATAAGGAGCAAgcacaaaataattttaaagcaCAATCACGATTGCCAGATTTGGGATAGTGAAATAATTTTGATGCATCTAAACAAATAATTTGTGACAGATTTGTCTATTGAATCTAAACAAATTAGAAtgatgaaaagaagaagatacAAGAATGAAACGGTAGAAATTACTCGTGAAAGAGAGAGAACGTCGCAGTTGAGAAGAGGAAGGGTATAGGTTGCACTACTTGACCCTTTTTAAAGAGCATTTTAATTTGAGCCGTTGATTTAGATCCAACAGTCTAAATTAAtccctctcatctctcattatATCCACTCCTCTTACTTGATAtgccctctatatatatatatatatatatatatatatatatatatatatatttgataggCTAATGCAGTGGCATTCATTCACCTATGCATAGATTTAACTTGATCCATACTCCATCTATCTATAATATCTAGAGCTCGTGCAATACACATATCACATAACAATCGTGTTGAAGAAAAGATATTCAAAATGTTACTTTAAATATTTGCTCGTGTATCATTTGTTACACTGTTACCACCAATTTTTTCTTcatgccaaaaaaaaaactatatttttttggcaatgaaagaaaatatgatatttttgctTTGTCTCATTCAATTGTCATAGGGTTAATGGAGTGTACAACGAAGGTAACATCCTAAGTCGGCTCTCACCATAACCTTTGACATTATTTGGTACTCAATTTCATGCTGTCTCAATTAACTCTACTAtactataataatattaagtcTTCACTTAACAGTAGATTCCTACGAGTTATTAATTATAACcaaaatacttgagtttgttaTACCTCTTACAtctttttcatttcataatgcattcttttttttcttgagatatattttttcaattgatGTCAAATATTACTCTCTGTCTTAGACCCTTTAGCCTCAAATCACAAACTATATACATATAGAGCtcaaaaacttgaaattttcatatatttttaatgttaatttagAACTATAAAAGGGGAACCAAAAGAATA is from Medicago truncatula cultivar Jemalong A17 chromosome 1, MtrunA17r5.0-ANR, whole genome shotgun sequence and encodes:
- the LOC25483263 gene encoding PP2A regulatory subunit TAP46 produces the protein MGKLAGKCTIEYLFHLCDVQVPYYLAELTEKIAHDDRIPILKASQAKLKEFISFCEAMELVPKEGLESYIVTDQRARKIARFKGQKAAESKLLEINERKERRGRSTKAAALSTPVEAGEEELLDDDGEEEREAWNTSISLAICKAFDLLEMIKKEEEMLSAVKDTQSKDGDQEFSKDVMDDRAKKAEAWHRNAAVRAQYTKPSPPITCATFAQDVLEGRAQASQAHDHKHQPLIFGPQSLVNGSFTNERERMAAQVFQPSHRMPTMSIEEAGLKEMEIMNTWQENTARFIEEANSSWHNDRKFKPGEEEEDEDDDAAQDRARALDDWKDDNPQGAGNSKLTPCG